TTCTAAGCATGAGCAAGCACTCAGCGCGCACATTCAAGCTTGGGCACGAGATAAGCAACTTGAAGTTGTTGAAGATAAAGTCGGTAACCTCATCATCAAGAAACCTGCCACACCTGGCATGGAAAACCGCAAGACAGTGGTCCTGCAGGCCCATATTGATATGGTGCCCCAGAAGAACTCAGATAAGCTTCATGACTTTGAGAAAGACCCTATCGTTCCTTACGTGGATGGTGATTGGGTTAAGGCTCAGGGCACGACTCTAGGTTCTGACAATGGCATAGGCATGGCGTCTGCGTTAGCCGTTTTGGGCTCAGATGATATCCCCCACGGCCCATTGGAAGTCCTATTAACTATCGATGAAGAAGCTGGCATGACTGGCGCATTTGGCCTGGAAGCCGGTTATCTGGATGCCGAGATCCTGATCAACACAGATTCAGAGCAAGAAGGCGAGATTTACATGGGCTGCGCCGGTGGTGTTGACGCCCAAATCAGTGTGCCTATGGTGTGGCAAGCCCCGGAGTCGAGCAATGCAACATACACCTTGACCCTATCGGGTTTAAAAGGCGGTCATTCCGGTGTGAACATACATCTTGGACGTGGTAATGCCAACAAGCTGCTGGCCCGCTTCCTGTTTAACTACGCCGATGACTCGGCGCTGGAATTAACTGACTTCACCGGTGGTTCTCTGCGTAACGCCATCCCTCGTGAAGCCAGTATCAGCTTTATGCTACCCGCTGAAAACATCGCTAAACTTGAGACTCAGATCCAAGAATTTCAGGCGCTTATCAGGGAAGAGCTAGCCATTGCCGATCCAGATATGTTACTGGAACTAGCCGAAGTGTCAGCAGCCAAGCAAGTCATGAGCGAAGATACTCAAAATATACTGATTGATCTACTCAATGCTTGTCCAAATGGCGTGATCCGCATGAGTGATGAGGTTGAAGGTGTTACTGAGACTTCATTAAATGTCGGCGTTATCAGCACAGAAACCCAAAGCGTTGAGATTCTCTGCTTAATTCGCTCACTGATAGATTCGGGTCGTGAAGAAGTCGAAAGCGTATTAACCTCACTGACAAACTTAGCCGGTGTTAGCATAGAGTTCAGTGGTGCTTACCCGGGATGGAAGCCAGATAACAGCTCACCTGTGATGGCACTA
This portion of the Shewanella violacea DSS12 genome encodes:
- a CDS encoding aminoacyl-histidine dipeptidase, with amino-acid sequence MTAISQLQPQALWQWFDQICAIPHPSKHEQALSAHIQAWARDKQLEVVEDKVGNLIIKKPATPGMENRKTVVLQAHIDMVPQKNSDKLHDFEKDPIVPYVDGDWVKAQGTTLGSDNGIGMASALAVLGSDDIPHGPLEVLLTIDEEAGMTGAFGLEAGYLDAEILINTDSEQEGEIYMGCAGGVDAQISVPMVWQAPESSNATYTLTLSGLKGGHSGVNIHLGRGNANKLLARFLFNYADDSALELTDFTGGSLRNAIPREASISFMLPAENIAKLETQIQEFQALIREELAIADPDMLLELAEVSAAKQVMSEDTQNILIDLLNACPNGVIRMSDEVEGVTETSLNVGVISTETQSVEILCLIRSLIDSGREEVESVLTSLTNLAGVSIEFSGAYPGWKPDNSSPVMALVRETYDDIYNKKPVIMVIHAGLECGLFKKPYPEMDMVSIGPTIRYPHSPDEKVLIETVGQYYKLLLAVLERIPEKD